The following proteins are co-located in the Desulfatitalea tepidiphila genome:
- a CDS encoding crossover junction endodeoxyribonuclease RuvC translates to MKIKIVGIDPGLAGTGIGIIEGTHHRVENFAFGAITTSAKDPQPLRLQKIYNRLCDVFRNEDPDLIVIEDVFFLEKYPKSGIVLGKVSGVVLLACCMTRAAVKEVAVREAKQVLTGNGNATKVQLETAVRKALGYPHPIRPYHASDALGLALIGLFRYGGSQIRFLQS, encoded by the coding sequence ATGAAGATCAAGATCGTGGGAATCGATCCGGGTCTTGCGGGCACGGGGATCGGCATCATTGAAGGCACTCACCATCGGGTTGAAAATTTTGCTTTCGGAGCAATAACAACATCGGCCAAAGACCCTCAGCCTCTCCGCCTCCAAAAGATATACAACCGATTGTGCGATGTATTCCGGAATGAAGATCCAGACCTGATCGTGATTGAAGATGTGTTTTTTCTTGAAAAGTATCCCAAGTCCGGCATCGTTTTGGGCAAGGTCTCGGGTGTGGTTTTGTTGGCCTGCTGTATGACGCGTGCCGCTGTCAAGGAAGTCGCAGTCCGCGAAGCCAAGCAAGTATTGACTGGAAATGGAAACGCGACGAAGGTCCAACTTGAAACGGCGGTTCGAAAAGCATTGGGTTATCCACACCCTATACGCCCATACCATGCCTCGGACGCATTGGGTCTTGCCCTCATCGGGCTCTTTCGTTATGGTGGCAGTCAAATTCGCTTCCTGCAGAGCTGA
- the ruvA gene encoding Holliday junction branch migration protein RuvA: MIAYLEGRLLKKEQERIILLANQVGYEVLVPAYVRDTLNARQVGEQVALYIYYHQTERQPKPVLIGFNLEAEKEFFQLFISVDAIGPLKAAKAMTIPVSDIADAIESNRLDQLKQLKGIGLRSAQKIIATLQGKVGKFALIRKSDVPDAPESVDFVQPVLEVLVEQLGHKLADAKRMIGAALKRNDRIDSPEALFDEVYRGEKA; encoded by the coding sequence ATGATTGCATATCTTGAGGGACGACTCTTAAAGAAAGAGCAAGAGCGGATTATACTGCTTGCCAACCAAGTGGGGTATGAGGTGTTGGTACCTGCTTATGTTCGGGATACGCTCAATGCCAGGCAGGTCGGAGAGCAGGTGGCGCTTTATATCTATTACCATCAGACCGAACGGCAACCCAAACCCGTGTTGATCGGGTTCAATCTTGAGGCCGAAAAGGAGTTTTTTCAGCTGTTCATATCGGTCGACGCCATTGGGCCGCTCAAGGCGGCCAAGGCAATGACCATCCCGGTGAGCGATATCGCCGACGCCATCGAATCCAACCGTCTGGATCAGTTGAAGCAGTTGAAAGGGATCGGCCTTCGGTCCGCTCAAAAGATCATTGCCACACTGCAAGGGAAAGTGGGAAAGTTCGCCTTGATTCGAAAGAGCGACGTGCCGGATGCACCCGAATCCGTGGATTTTGTTCAGCCGGTGCTGGAGGTGCTGGTCGAGCAGTTGGGCCACAAATTGGCGGATGCCAAGCGGATGATCGGTGCAGCCTTGAAGCGAAATGACCGCATCGACAGCCCTGAAGCCTTGTTTGACGAAGTTTATCGGGGCGAAAAGGCTTAA
- the ruvB gene encoding Holliday junction branch migration DNA helicase RuvB: MKDDAFTRGTAPQGIVDSACLLDDSDPDIQSLRPEKLDDYVGQGDVVNTLKIAIEAALFRNEPLEHVLFHGPPGLGKTTLAHIIAREMNGRLTVTSGPALEKGGDLIGILTHLEEGDILFVDEIHRLPKTVEEFLYPAMEDFAVDFVFDKGIHARSHRYRLNRFTLVGATTRVGLLSAPLRDRFGLFRSLDFYNIEDLMHIIRRSAAILNVSIDEGGARNLALRSRGTPRIVNRLLKRVRDYAQVRGDGRISIDIVESALNLEGVDGKGLTHLDRRYLKTIIDYYHGGPVGIEAIAATLQEEADTLVDVIEPFLLKIGMVVRTSSGRKASESAFRHLGYAVQEKLF; the protein is encoded by the coding sequence ATGAAGGATGATGCGTTTACCAGAGGGACAGCCCCCCAAGGCATTGTAGACAGTGCGTGCCTGTTGGATGACAGCGATCCGGACATTCAATCTCTGCGACCGGAAAAGCTCGATGATTATGTGGGACAGGGCGATGTCGTCAATACCCTTAAGATCGCTATTGAAGCTGCGCTGTTTCGCAACGAGCCATTGGAGCACGTTTTATTTCATGGCCCGCCCGGTCTTGGCAAAACGACCCTCGCGCATATTATCGCGCGTGAAATGAATGGCCGCTTAACGGTCACCTCGGGTCCGGCCCTAGAAAAGGGCGGTGATTTGATCGGTATTTTAACCCATCTGGAAGAAGGGGACATCCTATTTGTGGATGAAATCCACCGGCTGCCTAAAACGGTGGAAGAATTTCTCTACCCAGCAATGGAAGATTTCGCCGTGGACTTTGTTTTCGACAAGGGGATCCACGCCCGAAGTCATCGATATCGATTGAATCGTTTCACTCTCGTGGGAGCCACAACCCGTGTCGGGCTGCTTTCCGCGCCTTTGAGGGATCGATTTGGATTGTTTCGCAGCCTTGATTTTTACAACATTGAAGACTTGATGCACATCATACGCCGTTCTGCAGCAATCCTGAACGTATCCATCGACGAGGGCGGTGCGCGCAACCTCGCCCTTCGATCGCGGGGTACCCCGCGAATCGTCAACCGGTTGCTCAAGCGCGTGAGAGACTACGCACAGGTCAGAGGGGATGGGCGCATCAGTATCGATATCGTCGAGTCCGCATTGAACCTGGAAGGAGTCGACGGTAAAGGATTGACCCATCTGGATCGGCGTTATTTGAAAACGATTATCGACTACTATCACGGAGGACCGGTGGGGATCGAGGCCATTGCGGCAACATTGCAGGAGGAGGCCGACACCCTAGTGGACGTCATCGAGCCCTTTTTATTGAAAATCGGTATGGTCGTTCGCACCTCGTCCGGCCGGAAAGCGTCTGAGAGTGCTTTCCGGCACCTCGGTTACGCTGTTCAGGAAAAATTGTTTTAA
- a CDS encoding SAM hydrolase/SAM-dependent halogenase family protein translates to MGIITLLSDFGTQDEYTGVLKGVILSIHPSVTIVDITHHIAPQQIDQAGEVLDAAFSWFPIGTIHVAIVDPGVGSARDIIAVQQSGHTFIAPNNGLLTPLFERETPTVMVRVENTAFFLQPLSSTFHGRDIFAPVAAHLSLGIPIEKLGPVLDPDHIQKRAKKRCAFSVQGDIAGKISYVDRFGNLGTNIDSDSLTQLMSRSRQGVIEVEICGRNIQGLAKTYAEGEPDRLIALVNSRNRLEVAVNGGSAFNLLSAGPETAVRVTVKK, encoded by the coding sequence GTGGGCATCATCACTTTGTTGAGCGATTTTGGTACCCAGGATGAATATACAGGGGTGCTCAAAGGGGTGATCTTGAGCATCCATCCGTCCGTGACGATCGTCGATATCACCCACCATATCGCTCCTCAGCAGATTGATCAGGCGGGGGAGGTGCTCGACGCTGCATTCAGCTGGTTTCCCATTGGAACGATCCACGTGGCCATCGTGGATCCAGGGGTGGGGAGCGCCCGCGATATCATCGCCGTTCAGCAATCGGGGCATACCTTTATCGCTCCCAACAATGGGTTGCTGACACCGCTTTTCGAGAGAGAAACGCCAACCGTAATGGTCCGTGTTGAGAACACGGCGTTCTTTCTGCAGCCGCTGAGCAGCACATTTCATGGCCGTGACATTTTCGCACCCGTGGCGGCGCACTTGTCGTTGGGTATACCCATCGAAAAACTCGGGCCGGTGTTGGATCCCGACCACATCCAAAAACGGGCCAAAAAGCGTTGCGCTTTTTCGGTACAGGGTGATATCGCAGGTAAGATCAGTTATGTGGATCGGTTCGGTAATCTGGGAACCAACATCGACAGCGACAGCCTGACACAGCTGATGAGCCGATCGCGGCAAGGTGTGATCGAGGTGGAGATTTGTGGGCGGAATATCCAAGGTCTCGCAAAAACGTATGCCGAAGGCGAACCCGACCGATTGATCGCTCTGGTCAACAGCCGTAACCGGCTGGAAGTCGCCGTCAATGGCGGCAGTGCGTTTAACCTGCTTTCCGCCGGTCCGGAGACGGCCGTTCGTGTCACCGTGAAAAAGTAA
- a CDS encoding bactofilin family protein, producing MKTDQKQFSIIDEGFTVEGMVVGKGRLVIKGIVKGSVSGDNVVIAEEGSVFAEAKANNMTIGGQFDGQIEVDKELVILSTGKCSGKIKCNDLVVEAGGLLNAEVTCTRQVVKQGG from the coding sequence GTGAAAACCGATCAGAAACAATTTTCGATCATAGACGAAGGCTTTACCGTCGAAGGAATGGTGGTGGGCAAGGGCCGCCTGGTGATCAAAGGAATCGTGAAGGGATCTGTCAGCGGCGATAACGTGGTGATCGCCGAGGAGGGATCGGTTTTTGCCGAAGCCAAGGCCAACAACATGACCATCGGCGGACAGTTCGATGGCCAGATCGAGGTGGACAAGGAACTGGTGATCCTATCGACCGGCAAATGCTCGGGAAAAATTAAATGCAACGACCTGGTCGTGGAGGCGGGCGGCTTGCTGAACGCCGAAGTGACATGTACGCGACAGGTGGTCAAACAGGGAGGCTGA
- the rplM gene encoding 50S ribosomal protein L13, translated as MKKYTYSAKPSDNQDRWWVVDADGAVLGRLAAEIAARIRGKYNPMYTPHVDTGDSVIVINAEKIKLTGRKMDQKTYYRHSGYIGGLRSITARQLLEKRPEDLIRNAVRGMLPKNRLGRQLNKKLKVYAGSEHPHSAQQPETLTLN; from the coding sequence GTGAAAAAATACACATATAGTGCCAAACCGAGTGACAATCAGGACCGCTGGTGGGTCGTGGATGCAGACGGCGCGGTCCTCGGACGTCTGGCGGCCGAAATTGCCGCCCGTATTCGTGGAAAATATAACCCGATGTATACCCCTCATGTGGATACCGGCGATTCCGTCATTGTGATCAATGCCGAGAAGATTAAACTAACCGGCCGCAAGATGGATCAAAAGACCTATTACCGGCACAGCGGTTATATCGGCGGTCTTCGATCGATCACCGCCCGTCAGCTGTTGGAAAAGCGCCCGGAAGATTTGATCCGTAACGCCGTTCGAGGCATGCTGCCCAAAAACAGGCTGGGACGACAGCTGAATAAAAAACTTAAGGTCTATGCCGGTAGCGAGCATCCCCATAGCGCCCAGCAACCCGAAACGTTGACCCTTAATTGA
- the rpsI gene encoding 30S ribosomal protein S9 — MAQENVYYATGKRKNAIARTWIKPGNGDISINGRSLEDYFKVYTAKTIIKQPLTLTNNQDKFDIKIKVLGGGTIGQAGAIRHGITKALMEFDPELRSVLKKAGFVRRDPREKERKKYGQKGARARFQFSKR, encoded by the coding sequence ATGGCACAAGAGAACGTATACTACGCAACTGGAAAACGGAAGAACGCCATCGCCCGAACCTGGATCAAACCGGGGAACGGTGACATCAGCATCAATGGTCGCAGCCTGGAGGACTATTTCAAAGTCTATACGGCCAAAACCATCATCAAGCAGCCGCTTACACTGACCAACAATCAGGATAAATTTGATATCAAAATCAAAGTATTGGGAGGCGGTACCATCGGCCAGGCCGGAGCGATCCGACATGGCATTACCAAGGCGTTGATGGAATTCGATCCCGAGTTGCGTTCGGTCCTGAAGAAGGCTGGATTCGTGCGACGCGATCCCCGTGAAAAAGAGCGCAAAAAATACGGACAGAAGGGCGCGCGCGCGCGTTTCCAATTCTCCAAGCGCTAA
- a CDS encoding ABC transporter ATP-binding protein, translated as MNAPTSPILEVAHLKKHFISNRGFFKQSTDAVKAVDGVDFSILPNQTMGLVGESGCGKSTVARLILRLLLPDEGLIRFEGQEISGLSERQFKPMRKQMQMVFQDPYSSLNPRMTVAQSIGEGVRIAGITTRSAQRRRIKALLDMVGMPSASVDRYPHEFSGGQRQRIGIARALSVSPRLMLCDEPISALDVSIQAQIINLLKDLQSELGLSYLFISHDLNVVSYICDVVYVMYRGLIVESAPAPTLFDNPRHPYTLKLLAAAPGETETSKSRWNAPPPRDDSPGNGCPFSDHCAESDERCTPVLREIRQGHFVRCGKSGLSEH; from the coding sequence ATGAATGCTCCCACGTCACCGATTCTTGAAGTAGCCCATTTAAAGAAGCACTTTATTTCCAATCGCGGTTTTTTCAAGCAATCGACAGATGCGGTTAAAGCCGTCGACGGCGTCGATTTTTCTATACTGCCGAATCAGACGATGGGACTGGTGGGTGAAAGCGGTTGCGGCAAATCCACGGTGGCCCGTTTGATCCTCAGGCTTTTGTTGCCCGATGAAGGTCTCATCCGCTTCGAGGGACAGGAGATCAGCGGCTTGAGCGAGCGTCAGTTCAAACCCATGCGGAAACAGATGCAGATGGTTTTCCAGGATCCCTACAGCTCCCTCAACCCCAGGATGACGGTGGCCCAATCCATCGGTGAAGGGGTACGAATCGCCGGGATCACGACTCGCTCGGCCCAACGCCGACGCATCAAAGCCTTATTGGACATGGTCGGAATGCCATCGGCCAGCGTGGATCGGTATCCTCATGAATTCAGCGGCGGACAACGTCAACGCATCGGCATCGCCCGCGCCTTGAGCGTTTCACCGCGGCTGATGCTGTGCGACGAGCCGATCTCTGCCCTGGACGTCTCCATTCAAGCCCAAATCATAAACTTGTTGAAGGACCTGCAGTCGGAACTGGGGCTGAGTTATCTCTTTATCTCACATGATCTCAATGTGGTGAGCTATATCTGTGATGTGGTTTACGTCATGTATCGCGGTCTGATCGTCGAGTCTGCCCCGGCGCCCACGCTTTTCGACAACCCGCGTCACCCTTACACCCTCAAACTTCTGGCCGCCGCCCCGGGAGAGACAGAAACATCAAAGTCCAGATGGAACGCGCCACCGCCGAGGGACGATTCGCCGGGGAACGGTTGCCCCTTCAGCGACCACTGTGCTGAATCCGATGAAAGGTGCACTCCTGTTCTTCGTGAAATCAGGCAAGGCCACTTCGTACGCTGTGGCAAATCAGGATTATCCGAACACTGA
- a CDS encoding ABC transporter ATP-binding protein, whose amino-acid sequence MSTEKDTVLAIEDLRVYFQGEGPEALAVDGIDIRVLRQQTVCVVGESGCGKTVTALAVMGLLPQPPARIASGRILFKGQSLLDMPPAQLRALRGKGIAMVFQEPMTSLNPVFTIGDQISEAILAHEAIGASEARQRAIQLLDDVGIVEPHKRINAYPHQLSGGQRQRVMIAMALACGPDLIIADEPTTALDVTVQAQILDLLKQLQHDKQMTIQYITHDLGVVKQIADHIYVMYAGIIVEQGTAEHIFKGARHPYTRALLAALPTREKRGKRLYSIPGSVPHPAYKPKGCPFHPRCENRQPACEISFPELCDCGHGHLARCPVIFAAEMKKEAAG is encoded by the coding sequence ATGTCCACAGAAAAGGATACGGTACTGGCCATCGAAGACCTCCGCGTCTACTTCCAAGGCGAAGGACCGGAGGCGCTCGCGGTGGACGGAATCGATATTCGCGTACTTCGACAACAAACCGTCTGTGTCGTCGGAGAATCCGGATGTGGGAAGACCGTTACCGCGCTGGCCGTGATGGGGCTTCTCCCGCAACCGCCTGCCAGGATCGCTTCGGGTCGCATTCTTTTCAAGGGCCAATCTCTTCTGGATATGCCCCCTGCACAATTGCGCGCCCTTCGCGGCAAGGGCATCGCCATGGTCTTCCAGGAACCCATGACCTCCTTGAATCCGGTATTCACCATCGGGGACCAGATCAGCGAAGCCATCTTGGCGCATGAAGCCATCGGTGCTTCTGAAGCACGCCAGCGGGCCATTCAATTGCTCGATGACGTCGGCATCGTCGAGCCCCATAAGCGGATCAACGCCTACCCGCACCAACTCAGCGGCGGCCAGCGTCAGCGGGTCATGATCGCCATGGCCCTCGCTTGCGGGCCGGACCTGATCATTGCCGACGAGCCCACCACCGCATTGGATGTCACCGTACAGGCCCAGATCCTGGATCTGCTGAAGCAATTGCAGCATGACAAGCAGATGACGATTCAATATATCACCCATGATTTAGGCGTCGTGAAGCAGATCGCGGATCACATCTATGTCATGTACGCCGGCATCATCGTCGAGCAGGGCACTGCAGAGCATATCTTTAAAGGCGCCCGACACCCTTACACCCGGGCCTTGCTGGCAGCGTTACCGACCCGGGAAAAGCGCGGAAAGCGGTTGTACAGCATCCCGGGCAGCGTACCCCATCCCGCCTACAAACCCAAGGGATGCCCGTTTCATCCCCGCTGTGAAAATCGGCAGCCCGCCTGCGAAATTTCATTTCCAGAGCTTTGTGATTGCGGCCATGGTCATCTGGCCAGATGCCCTGTCATCTTCGCAGCGGAGATGAAGAAGGAGGCGGCAGGATGA
- a CDS encoding ABC transporter permease: MPPSRSPWSETWRLLRKNRMAFFGFAIFVAFFLLAVTGVLLTSGKHPLLDPSQVRLQEKLRPPLSLPRIDILQPAERPTLGIYLLGTDDLGRDVFARMLQGAWVSLTVGFVAVGIAVVIGILLGGLAGYFGQMPVRLGHFLVWTLFAILLFALMSGMYRLAGLAALLTAAGWMLSRRSGRWFEAQASPGQRRWYDPLRRPVMSVDTLIMRAVDIMLCFPSFFLILTVVALLPASLYNIMIVIGLTSWMGTTRFVRAEFLSLREQDFVAAARALGLSDMRIIFRHIMPNAVAPVLVSATLGIASAMLTEAGLSFLGFGVPPPHATWGNILSDGKDFIFDAPWLTFAPGIVILVVVLAFNLFGEGLRDILNPKLRERN; the protein is encoded by the coding sequence ATGCCGCCCTCGCGCTCGCCATGGTCGGAAACGTGGCGATTGCTGCGCAAAAACCGCATGGCTTTTTTCGGGTTCGCCATATTCGTGGCGTTTTTCCTTCTGGCCGTCACGGGCGTATTGCTCACCTCGGGCAAACACCCTTTGCTCGACCCTTCCCAGGTGCGTCTCCAGGAAAAGCTTCGCCCGCCCCTGTCGCTACCCAGGATTGACATACTGCAGCCTGCGGAGCGGCCCACCCTCGGCATCTATCTGCTCGGTACCGACGACCTGGGGCGCGATGTGTTTGCCCGCATGCTGCAAGGCGCCTGGGTTTCGCTGACGGTCGGGTTCGTGGCCGTCGGCATCGCAGTGGTCATCGGCATTCTTCTCGGCGGATTGGCCGGCTATTTCGGACAAATGCCTGTCCGTTTAGGACATTTTCTCGTCTGGACCCTGTTCGCAATCCTGCTTTTTGCATTGATGTCCGGCATGTATCGCCTGGCAGGACTTGCGGCCCTTTTGACCGCCGCCGGATGGATGCTTTCCCGACGCTCGGGCCGATGGTTCGAGGCACAGGCTTCACCCGGTCAGCGCCGCTGGTACGACCCGCTGCGACGGCCGGTGATGAGCGTCGACACGCTCATCATGCGCGCCGTGGATATCATGCTCTGTTTCCCATCCTTCTTCCTGATCCTCACGGTGGTCGCCCTGCTGCCGGCAAGCCTCTACAACATCATGATCGTCATCGGCCTGACCAGTTGGATGGGAACCACCCGCTTTGTTCGCGCCGAATTTCTCTCCCTGCGCGAGCAGGACTTCGTAGCCGCAGCCCGAGCACTCGGGCTCAGCGATATGCGGATTATCTTCCGTCATATCATGCCCAATGCCGTGGCGCCGGTGCTGGTCTCGGCCACACTGGGCATCGCTTCGGCCATGTTGACCGAAGCGGGATTGAGTTTCCTCGGTTTTGGGGTGCCGCCGCCCCATGCGACCTGGGGAAACATTCTTTCGGACGGCAAAGATTTCATCTTCGACGCACCCTGGCTCACGTTTGCACCCGGCATCGTCATCCTGGTCGTGGTGCTGGCCTTCAATCTCTTCGGAGAAGGCTTGCGCGATATTCTGAATCCCAAACTGCGAGAGCGGAACTAA
- a CDS encoding ABC transporter permease, with protein sequence MLHFLGKSLVQKSITLFCVSVVSFLIIHLAPGEPSQIDPLNPKFTPEIVERMRKEFHLDRPLYVQYLFFYRDLFTGKTVSWRDNQPVLAKVWERFLNSLPLFVVGTLLTWTFSFPVGIRSAIQRDGLYDKTTTFFAYLLISIPGFFFAYILIILVVTHLHVPVIGMESFGVTGASPIVKFMDRTWHLVLPSILGATGGIAVLSRYVRSQMLEIIGMDYVRTARAKGLDDDTVYYRHALRNALLPFVTMFGLILPGLIGGSVIIESIFSWPGMGRMAYEAILARDYPIILTLNFITAVLVLVGTLISDLLYMAVDPRIRL encoded by the coding sequence ATGTTGCATTTTCTTGGCAAAAGCCTGGTCCAGAAATCGATCACCCTGTTCTGCGTATCGGTGGTCTCCTTCCTGATCATCCACCTGGCACCCGGAGAGCCCAGCCAGATCGACCCGCTCAATCCCAAGTTCACACCCGAAATCGTCGAACGCATGCGCAAAGAGTTCCATCTGGACCGCCCCCTATACGTCCAGTATCTGTTTTTCTACCGCGATCTTTTCACGGGCAAAACCGTCTCGTGGCGGGACAATCAACCGGTGCTCGCAAAAGTCTGGGAACGCTTTTTAAACAGCCTGCCGCTCTTTGTCGTGGGCACCCTGCTCACCTGGACCTTTTCGTTTCCGGTAGGCATCCGGTCGGCCATCCAGCGCGATGGTCTCTATGACAAGACGACCACCTTTTTCGCCTATCTGCTCATCTCGATCCCGGGTTTCTTTTTTGCTTACATTCTGATCATCCTGGTGGTCACCCACCTGCATGTTCCGGTGATCGGGATGGAGAGCTTTGGCGTCACCGGCGCCTCGCCCATCGTCAAATTCATGGACCGCACCTGGCATCTGGTCCTGCCCTCCATTCTCGGCGCCACCGGCGGCATTGCCGTGTTGTCCAGATACGTGCGCAGCCAGATGCTGGAGATCATCGGCATGGACTACGTACGAACCGCCCGTGCCAAAGGGCTGGACGATGATACGGTCTACTACCGGCATGCCTTGAGAAATGCACTGCTGCCCTTTGTCACTATGTTCGGTCTGATCCTGCCCGGTCTGATCGGTGGATCGGTCATCATCGAATCGATTTTCTCTTGGCCCGGCATGGGGCGCATGGCCTATGAAGCGATTCTGGCCCGCGATTACCCCATCATCCTGACCCTCAACTTTATCACCGCGGTGTTGGTGCTGGTCGGCACCCTGATCTCCGACCTGCTGTACATGGCGGTGGATCCCAGGATTCGACTCTAA
- a CDS encoding peptide-binding protein, with product MNIRRFLIAAPTLVIIVLLASYFWAPSYEDQTRGNPDRLNQFITASIGDASMLNPVLSSDGTSSEINAFVFEGLIDRDEALHFRGRVATRWQVYEHAYFFCNEGTPTARWGKIDNRTLASELRALFLQGDPQWRHVKEVSLLEPATSEETISFKVGERERTAVVRIDAPEAIRITLGKVDQMLFERLATLLGQDYFDAFDPTAHVRTDDEIPPSELAAAARRLLPSTRHNPVIDFYLRPNVKFHDGHPLTAADVAFTYRAILNPKNFSPRLPDFEPVQSVEVIDPLTIRFVYKRLYSPALATWGMGILPAHLLDDDALRAEAIDSGKDPDAFTMRQSRFNRHPIGSGPFVFQEWKSDQFLRLERFDDYWEGPPNYHRYVMRIIPDMLTQEMEFYSGTIDNYSVLPHQVARLEKDERFQHFSGIALGYTYIGYNLRRAPFDDVRVRRALGMAIDRQEIIDYVLYGQGESITGPFAKQTDYYNDAIEPLPYDPQGALALLAEAGWTPGPDGYLQKKGRRMAFTLITNNGNPLRKAVLAIAQDAWKKIGIQVETDLLEWSVFIQKRVHELDFDALVLGWSLGIDPDLYQIWHSSQSAPYQLNFVGFNDPEADDLIIKIRQEYDHATQVAYCHRLHRIIAEAQPYTFLYVGRWTAVLDKRIVRKIMTAEGETVYKPITPTPTGSYTFHFNQWIKLPKAPVFESR from the coding sequence ATGAATATCCGACGTTTTCTCATTGCAGCCCCGACCCTGGTGATCATCGTCCTGCTGGCGTCCTACTTCTGGGCCCCGAGCTACGAAGACCAAACCCGCGGCAATCCCGACCGCCTGAATCAGTTCATCACTGCATCCATCGGAGATGCCAGCATGCTCAACCCCGTGCTGTCCAGCGACGGCACCAGCAGTGAAATCAACGCATTCGTCTTCGAAGGCCTCATCGACAGGGATGAAGCGTTGCATTTCAGGGGACGCGTTGCGACACGCTGGCAAGTTTATGAACACGCCTATTTTTTTTGCAACGAAGGGACGCCGACGGCCCGCTGGGGAAAGATCGACAACCGCACCTTGGCATCTGAACTGCGTGCCCTGTTCCTCCAGGGCGATCCACAATGGCGCCACGTGAAAGAGGTATCACTGCTGGAGCCCGCCACGAGTGAAGAGACAATCTCGTTCAAGGTGGGGGAGAGGGAACGCACCGCCGTCGTTCGCATCGACGCGCCAGAGGCCATACGGATAACCCTCGGCAAGGTAGATCAAATGCTCTTCGAGCGCCTCGCAACCCTCCTGGGGCAAGACTATTTCGATGCATTCGATCCGACTGCGCATGTCCGCACGGACGACGAAATCCCCCCATCCGAACTGGCGGCCGCGGCCCGACGGTTGTTGCCGTCGACCCGGCACAACCCGGTCATCGACTTTTACTTGCGGCCGAATGTCAAATTCCACGACGGTCATCCGCTGACCGCGGCCGATGTGGCATTTACCTATCGGGCGATCCTGAATCCCAAGAATTTTTCACCCCGCCTGCCGGATTTCGAACCGGTGCAGTCGGTCGAGGTGATCGATCCGCTGACCATCCGTTTTGTATATAAGCGGCTCTATTCACCGGCCCTGGCCACATGGGGAATGGGCATCCTGCCGGCGCATTTGCTCGATGACGACGCACTGCGGGCCGAGGCCATCGATTCCGGAAAAGACCCCGATGCCTTCACGATGCGACAAAGCCGCTTCAATCGACACCCCATCGGATCCGGCCCCTTCGTCTTCCAGGAATGGAAGTCCGATCAATTCCTGCGACTCGAACGGTTTGACGATTACTGGGAAGGTCCACCCAACTACCATCGTTACGTGATGCGTATCATTCCCGACATGCTCACCCAGGAAATGGAATTCTACTCCGGCACCATCGACAACTACAGCGTCCTGCCCCATCAAGTGGCACGTCTTGAAAAAGACGAGCGTTTTCAACACTTTTCAGGCATCGCCTTAGGTTATACCTATATCGGATACAACCTGCGCCGGGCACCGTTCGACGATGTCCGTGTGCGGCGCGCCCTGGGTATGGCCATCGACCGCCAGGAGATCATCGATTATGTGCTTTACGGCCAGGGTGAATCGATCACCGGGCCTTTTGCCAAGCAAACCGATTACTACAACGATGCGATAGAGCCCCTGCCCTACGACCCCCAGGGCGCATTGGCGCTGTTGGCCGAAGCGGGATGGACTCCCGGGCCCGACGGGTACCTGCAGAAAAAGGGGCGCCGCATGGCCTTCACCCTGATCACCAACAACGGCAACCCGTTGCGCAAGGCGGTTCTGGCCATTGCCCAGGATGCCTGGAAAAAAATCGGCATTCAGGTGGAAACGGATCTGCTGGAATGGTCGGTTTTTATTCAGAAAAGGGTCCATGAACTCGATTTCGATGCCCTGGTGCTGGGGTGGTCGCTGGGCATCGACCCGGATCTTTATCAAATCTGGCACTCGAGTCAAAGCGCCCCCTATCAACTGAATTTCGTGGGCTTCAACGATCCCGAAGCCGACGATTTGATCATCAAGATCAGGCAAGAGTACGATCATGCCACCCAAGTCGCATATTGCCATCGACTGCATCGCATCATCGCCGAGGCCCAGCCGTATACCTTTCTCTACGTGGGCCGCTGGACGGCCGTTCTCGACAAGCGCATCGTGCGAAAAATCATGACAGCGGAAGGTGAAACCGTCTATAAACCCATCACCCCCACGCCAACGGGCAGCTACACCTTCCATTTCAACCAATGGATCAAGCTGCCCAAAGCGCCGGTGTTCGAATCGCGCTGA